The Hyphomicrobiales bacterium genome has a window encoding:
- a CDS encoding conserved hypothetical protein (Evidence 4 : Unknown function but conserved in other organisms): protein MFRLLLIVIVLVVGYDAIVHQGAYTRDAWNSIVRLTHSSVEGAKELGERARN from the coding sequence GTGTTCCGCCTGCTTCTGATCGTCATCGTGCTGGTCGTCGGCTACGACGCCATCGTCCATCAGGGCGCCTATACCCGCGATGCCTGGAACAGCATCGTCCGGCTGACGCATTCATCGGTCGAGGGCGCGAAGGAACTCGGCGAGCGCGCCCGGAACTGA